In Erpetoichthys calabaricus chromosome 4, fErpCal1.3, whole genome shotgun sequence, one genomic interval encodes:
- the LOC114642960 gene encoding olfactory receptor 10A4-like, whose product MKDLNGTEHAVKEFYLVGVPGLQDRQNLLCILFLLLYVAVMAGNLLMLYLVLLDQRLHTPMYFFLCHLSVLDVLLSTLILPKMMAVFLLEDRLISFAGCFLQMYLILASGSTENIILLVMAYDRYVAIMKPLHYHLIINGKVCVVLTTVAWALGYMAPLLHVLDAMSLPYCGPNIVQYCYCDFSSVAILACADVTDVLKKAVVAAMCVVNIPLLLILGSYFIIILNIYSRSKEDSKKAFSTCASHLFIVSVYYFSADLLYITVVTGSMSADNRVIMGVLSYLLTPLLNPIVYSLRNKQIKQAAKKYLTFSCGSKCFCVN is encoded by the coding sequence ATGAAAGATCTCAACGGGACAGAACATGCAGTCAAAGAATTCTATCTGGTGGGGGTCCCGGGACTTCAGGACCGCCAGAATCTTCTGTGCATTCTGTTTCTGCTGCTCTACGTGGCTGTGATGGCTGGCAACCTCCTGATGCTGTACCTGGTGCTCCTGGACCAGAGGCTCCACACTCCCATGTACTTCTTCCTCTGTCACTTATCTGTCTTAGATGTCCTCCTGTCGACTCTCATCCTACCAAAAATGATGGCCGTCTTCTTGCTCGAGGACAGACTCATTTCTTTTGCTGGATGTTTcctgcagatgtatttgattCTGGCATCTGGAAGCACAGAAAATATAATATTGCTAGTCATGGCCTACGACCGATACGTTGCAATTATGAAGCCGCTTCACTACCACCTCATCATCAACGGTAAAGTCTGCGTTGTGCTGACCACTGTAGCCTGGGCACTGGGGTACATGGCCCCTCTACTCCACGTTCTTGATGCCATGTCACTGCCATACTGCGGCCCCAATATCGTGCAGTACTGCTACTGTGACTTCTCTTCGGTGGCTATCCTGGCGTGTGCAGATGTCACCGATGTTTTGAAAAAGGCAGTTGTTGCTGCCATGTGTGTGGTAAACATCCCCCTGCTGCTTATACTTGGATCCTATTTCATAATAATCCTAAATATTTATTCCCGGAGTAAGGAGGACAGCAAGAAAGCTTTTTCCACGTGTGCCTCCCATTTGTTCATTGTGTCCGTCTATTATTTCTCAGCTGATTTGCTGTATATAACAGTTGTGACTGGCAGTATGTCCGCCGATAACCGAGTCATAATGGGAGTGTTAAGTTACCTGCTGACGCCGCTACTGAACCCCATCGTTTACAGTCTGAGGAATAAGCAAATCAAGCAGGCCGCCAAGAAATATCTTACCTTCTCGTGCGGATCCAAATGTTTTTGTGTAAATTGA